A portion of the Chondrinema litorale genome contains these proteins:
- a CDS encoding DUF2851 family protein produces MQEAFLHYIWKLQYFNPSGLKTTCGLEIEILAAGQHNLHAGPDFSNAKIKIGNIIWAGNVEIHINSSDWHAHKHHLDAAYNNVILHVVWLDKGKKAATKAEVELPILELKPLVNENLVSRYNQMLESDNVISCASDFFKVPEIYRNFMLEKVLVERLEKKADAVLQLLASNKTDWEETAYQLLMQKMGFKTNNENFLQLAKAIPHHIIKKHNQLFQIEALLFGQAGFLDAELNDNYFIKLKKEYNYLSAKFNLSAKKLQVKEWQFMRLRPANFPTVRIAQAAAMLFKFRKIFDMLTNQSNPLEIIELFHIKQSAYWQKHYHFDKILERGVPAIGKLSRELLIINVVAPLLFARSRYLDKPESVQIIFDLLLNLPAEDNHIIKHWKQANTKVSNAYESQAYLELLNIYCKKKQCLQCRIGCFLLGKKYSELAVINF; encoded by the coding sequence AGAAATAGAAATATTAGCTGCCGGACAACATAATTTGCATGCAGGCCCTGATTTTAGCAATGCCAAAATTAAAATTGGAAATATTATTTGGGCAGGCAATGTAGAAATTCATATAAACTCTTCTGACTGGCACGCACACAAACACCATTTAGATGCTGCTTATAATAATGTAATTTTACATGTAGTATGGTTAGATAAAGGAAAAAAAGCAGCCACTAAAGCTGAAGTTGAATTACCCATACTTGAATTAAAGCCTTTGGTAAATGAAAATTTGGTAAGTAGATACAACCAAATGTTAGAGAGTGATAATGTAATCTCATGTGCGAGTGATTTTTTTAAAGTGCCAGAAATTTACAGAAACTTTATGTTGGAGAAAGTGCTGGTAGAGCGCTTAGAGAAAAAAGCAGATGCAGTTTTACAATTACTAGCTAGTAATAAAACTGATTGGGAAGAAACGGCATATCAATTATTAATGCAGAAGATGGGCTTTAAAACTAACAATGAGAATTTTTTGCAATTAGCAAAGGCTATCCCTCATCATATCATAAAAAAACACAATCAGTTATTCCAGATAGAAGCATTGCTTTTTGGGCAGGCAGGTTTTTTAGATGCAGAATTAAATGATAATTACTTTATTAAACTTAAGAAAGAGTATAATTACTTATCTGCAAAATTCAATCTGAGTGCTAAAAAGCTACAAGTAAAGGAGTGGCAGTTTATGCGTTTAAGACCAGCAAATTTCCCCACAGTTAGAATTGCTCAGGCAGCAGCAATGCTGTTTAAGTTTAGAAAAATATTCGATATGCTCACTAATCAATCAAACCCGCTAGAAATTATTGAGCTATTTCATATAAAACAGTCGGCTTATTGGCAAAAGCATTACCATTTTGATAAAATCTTGGAGAGGGGAGTGCCTGCGATTGGTAAGCTTTCTAGAGAATTATTAATTATAAATGTAGTTGCTCCTTTGTTATTTGCCAGATCTAGATATTTAGATAAGCCAGAAAGCGTACAAATAATTTTTGATTTGTTGCTGAATCTACCTGCTGAAGATAATCACATTATCAAACATTGGAAACAAGCTAATACCAAAGTTAGTAATGCTTATGAGTCTCAGGCTTATCTGGAATTGTTAAATATTTATTGTAAGAAAAAGCAATGCTTGCAATGTAGAATAGGCTGTTTTTTATTAGGTAAAAAATATTCGGAGTTAGCAGTAATAAATTTTTAA
- a CDS encoding 50S ribosomal protein L25/general stress protein Ctc, with the protein MEYLDMVGYYRKDLGRKASKDLRTEGYAPCVLYGGHDEPIHFYVPMILFRELVYTPDVKMVVMDIEGTEYKCILQDITFHPVSEVILHVDFLRLYDDVPVKMDIPVSFKGSSPGLLKGGKLVTKTRKLTVKALPADMPQSIEVSIEGLELGKSVKVSSIKQDNFTILNNPMVTIGSIEIPRALKSAKSKEA; encoded by the coding sequence ATGGAATATCTAGACATGGTAGGCTACTACAGAAAAGATCTTGGTAGAAAAGCCTCAAAAGATTTAAGAACAGAAGGATACGCTCCATGTGTATTGTATGGTGGTCATGACGAACCAATCCACTTTTACGTTCCTATGATTCTTTTCAGAGAGTTAGTTTATACTCCTGATGTTAAAATGGTAGTAATGGATATTGAAGGAACTGAATACAAGTGTATTCTTCAAGATATTACTTTCCACCCAGTAAGTGAAGTAATTCTTCATGTAGATTTCCTTCGTTTATATGACGATGTGCCAGTTAAAATGGACATTCCAGTATCTTTCAAAGGTAGTTCTCCTGGTCTTTTAAAAGGGGGTAAATTAGTTACTAAGACTCGTAAATTGACTGTAAAAGCTTTACCGGCTGATATGCCTCAATCTATCGAAGTTAGTATTGAAGGACTTGAATTGGGTAAGTCTGTAAAAGTTTCTAGTATAAAACAAGATAACTTTACAATCTTAAATAACCCAATGGTAACCATTGGCTCAATTGAAATACCAAGAGCTCTTAAGAGTGCAAAATCTAAAGAAGCTTAA
- a CDS encoding cupin domain-containing protein, which yields MKDSVVNKLASALAKTRTSHNNGEKIILLKNEETESLLTQTAIGILQPGETVEPHVHSDMEEFFYFLEGKGSYIIDNKTYTLQATSFIKIPIGKIHELKAEGNVPLKFIYWGIAVE from the coding sequence ATGAAAGATAGTGTGGTTAACAAATTAGCCAGTGCATTAGCAAAAACCCGTACATCGCATAACAATGGAGAAAAGATTATCTTATTAAAAAATGAAGAGACTGAATCTTTACTTACTCAAACTGCGATAGGCATTTTACAACCTGGAGAAACTGTAGAACCACATGTTCATTCAGATATGGAAGAATTCTTTTATTTTTTGGAAGGTAAAGGATCCTATATTATAGATAACAAAACATATACTTTACAAGCTACGTCGTTCATTAAAATTCCTATTGGAAAAATTCATGAACTAAAAGCCGAAGGTAATGTTCCGCTTAAGTTTATTTATTGGGGAATAGCTGTAGAATAA
- a CDS encoding DUF92 domain-containing protein, which produces MSLFQSFFSNLAYVLPALPSNFLLGVLVVILFAVLSVLSGKIDVPGGLTGGLLAFCLFLGGGFLLMGYLFLFFIAGSAASAFKIGEKQKLGLAEKNKGKRSYNNALANAGVAAIFGILCWADPNSFDMFHLMLAASFASAASDTFSSELGNYFGKNYYNIITLKPDERGLDGVVSLEGTLAGVVGSVLISLYFYIVNGRLLAALIVLLAGIFGNFTDSVLGATLQKREWLNNDTVNFANTLLASLFAMLLYNIVA; this is translated from the coding sequence TTGAGTTTATTTCAATCATTTTTTAGCAACTTGGCCTATGTATTACCAGCTTTACCATCCAATTTTTTGCTGGGTGTTCTGGTAGTAATATTATTTGCAGTATTAAGTGTTTTATCTGGCAAAATCGATGTTCCAGGAGGTTTAACCGGTGGTTTGTTGGCATTTTGTCTTTTTTTAGGAGGAGGTTTTCTACTTATGGGATACCTCTTTTTATTTTTTATTGCAGGTTCTGCTGCATCTGCTTTTAAGATTGGCGAAAAGCAAAAGTTAGGATTAGCAGAAAAAAATAAGGGTAAGCGCTCTTATAATAATGCATTAGCCAATGCAGGAGTTGCTGCAATATTTGGCATACTGTGTTGGGCAGATCCTAATAGTTTTGATATGTTTCATTTGATGTTAGCTGCATCATTTGCTTCAGCAGCTTCTGATACTTTTTCATCCGAATTGGGAAATTACTTCGGGAAAAATTATTACAACATAATTACCCTAAAACCAGACGAACGTGGGCTGGATGGTGTAGTGAGTTTAGAAGGAACACTTGCAGGAGTTGTAGGTAGTGTTTTAATATCGCTATATTTTTATATTGTAAATGGACGTTTACTAGCTGCCTTAATTGTTTTATTGGCAGGGATTTTTGGGAATTTTACAGATTCTGTATTAGGTGCAACTTTGCAAAAAAGGGAGTGGTTAAATAATGATACAGTAAATTTCGCAAATACACTTTTGGCAAGTTTATTCGCAATGCTTTTATATAACATTGTGGCATAA
- a CDS encoding DUF4197 domain-containing protein, translating into MKQLAIVFLILFSFTAQAQFLKNLQKAVTDATGGSVSFTEEEAGNAIIEALQTGAVNGVAEVSQLDGYLGNPEIKIPFPEEVQMVETQLRKLGMDKLVDDAITSINRAAEDASIEAKDIFVGAIKQLTFTDAINIIKGDDDAATQYLQKTTTDSLKVKFKPIIATSLEKVDATKYWGNVTTQYNKIPFTKEVNTDLAEYVTDEAINGLFIMIAKEELKIREDPVARTTDILKKVFGSVDDDE; encoded by the coding sequence ATGAAACAATTAGCGATAGTATTTCTTATTTTATTTTCATTTACTGCCCAAGCACAATTTCTAAAAAATTTACAAAAGGCTGTAACTGATGCTACAGGAGGATCGGTTTCTTTTACCGAAGAAGAAGCAGGCAATGCAATTATAGAAGCACTACAAACAGGTGCTGTAAATGGAGTAGCAGAAGTATCTCAGCTTGACGGTTATTTAGGAAATCCAGAAATTAAAATACCTTTCCCTGAAGAGGTTCAGATGGTTGAAACTCAATTGAGAAAATTAGGAATGGATAAATTAGTTGATGACGCCATTACTTCAATTAATAGAGCTGCTGAAGATGCATCTATAGAAGCAAAAGATATCTTCGTTGGAGCTATTAAACAACTCACTTTTACAGATGCCATAAACATTATTAAAGGTGACGATGATGCAGCTACTCAATATTTACAAAAAACTACTACAGATAGTCTTAAAGTAAAATTTAAACCTATTATAGCTACTTCGCTCGAAAAAGTAGATGCTACAAAATACTGGGGAAATGTAACTACTCAATACAACAAAATTCCTTTTACAAAAGAAGTAAATACCGATTTAGCTGAGTATGTTACAGATGAAGCAATTAATGGTTTATTTATTATGATTGCTAAAGAAGAATTGAAAATTAGAGAAGACCCTGTAGCTCGTACTACAGACATACTTAAGAAAGTATTTGGTAGTGTAGATGACGATGAATAA